A region from the Peromyscus maniculatus bairdii isolate BWxNUB_F1_BW_parent chromosome 5, HU_Pman_BW_mat_3.1, whole genome shotgun sequence genome encodes:
- the LOC102914791 gene encoding prolactin-2C5-like, giving the protein MQLSLTQPRSWTLLLLLVSNLLLWENVASVPMCAMRNGRCFVSLKDMFDLAGSLSHEISQEVSGMLTEFKRHYAEFHGLNDTALTSCHTSSVSIPENKKQAMNTNYEVLLKSADILLGAWKNPLQHLEKEIATLKDVPAGVISKAKLIKEKDSGLLEGIKSLINVIHIGETENYPTWSGLASLQSDDEEARILAFYNLISCLDHDSKKVDICLNIVKCKVSQPGNC; this is encoded by the exons atgcagctgtctttgactcAGCCACGTTCCT GGACACTGCTTCTACTACTGGTGTCCAACCTGCTCCTGTGGGAGAATGTGGCATCGGTACCCATGTGTGCAATGAGGAATGGTCGTTGCTTTGTGTCACTGAAGGACATGTTTGATCTGGCAGGCAGTTTGTCTCATGAAATCAGTCAAGAAGTTTCAGGAATGCTCACTGAATTT AAAAGACACTATGCTGAATTCCATGGGCTCAACGACACAGCCCTCACCAGCTGCCACACTTCTTCTGTCTCCAttccagaaaacaagaaacaagccaTGAACACAAAT TATGAAGTCTTACTGAAATCAGCGGACATCCTTTTGGGTGCCTGGAAAAATCCTCTGCAACACCTAGAGAAAGAAATAGCCACCTTGAAAGATGTGCCTGCTGGTGTCATCTCCAAAGCCAAACTCATCAAGGAAAAGGACTCTGGACTGCTGGAGGGAATTAAAAGCCTTATCAACGTG ATTCACATTGGAGAAACTGAGAACTACCCTACCTGGTCTGGACTGGCATCCTTGCAGTCAGACGATGAAGAGGCTCGCATTTTGGCTTTTTATAATTTGATCAGCTGCCTAGACCATGACTCTAAGAAGGTTGACATTTGTCTCAACATCGTGAAGTGCAAAGTTTCCCAACCAGGCAACTGCTAA